A stretch of Panthera uncia isolate 11264 chromosome A1 unlocalized genomic scaffold, Puncia_PCG_1.0 HiC_scaffold_16, whole genome shotgun sequence DNA encodes these proteins:
- the LOC125933799 gene encoding 60S ribosomal protein L31-like, producing MAPAKKGGEKKKGRSAISEVATSEYTINIHKRIRGGGFKKRAPRALKEIRKFAMKEMGTPDVCIDTGLNKAVWAKGIRNVPYRIHVRLSRKRNKDEDSPNKLCTLVTYVPVTTFKNLQTVNVDEN from the coding sequence ATGGCTCCGGCAAAGAAGGGTGGCGAGAAGAAGAAGGGCCGTTCTGCCATCAGCGAGGTAGCGACCAGCGAATACACCATCAACATTCACAAGCGCATCCGTGGAGGGGGTTTCAAGAAGCGTGCCCCTCGGGCACTCAAAGAGATCCGGAAATTTGCTATGAAGGAGATGGGAACCCCAGATGTGTGCATTGACACCGGGCTCAACAAAGCTGTCTGGGCCAAAGGGATAAGGAATGTTCCATACCGTATCCATGTGCGGCTGTCCAGAAAACGTAACAAGGATGAGGATTCACCAAACAAGCTCTGTACGTTGGTTACCTATGTACCTGTCACCACTTTCAAAAATCTACAGACTGTTAATGTGGATGAGAACTAA